One Zingiber officinale cultivar Zhangliang chromosome 10B, Zo_v1.1, whole genome shotgun sequence genomic window, AATTTTGGGTTTCGAAATATGGGCTGTGTGGATGGCTGCTGTGTAGCTGGGCCTGCATCTTGTACTGTTGGAGGATATCCCGGTAGCCCCATAGCTATATCAGCAGGTGGCTGATAGGGCGAAACTACTGTACTTGTTGAGTATATTTGTTGATTTGCTTCTTGCCTTGGTATGGAATTTATTAAGTTCCGTAATATCGGGTATTCCATTTCATAGCCTGTTGCTAAGAGTTGAGAAGATTCAGAGGCAAAAGGATTACCAAATTCTTCAATGTCTTCATAAGAATCCCATATTACGTCCTTTGGTGGAGATAATTGTGCATCCTTTGGTTGAGATAATTGTGCCAAATATTGAATATATGAGAAATTACTATCTTCCTCCGGAATATCATCAAAAGGGTCCTTGGACCGGGGTACAGAGGCCCATGGGCTTGTAGTCCCTGCAAGGTCTTTAGATGCTTCCTTTGGTGACAGAGCTTCCTCTTCCAAGAATGCAGATAACGCATGTTTCTCTTTCGGTAGTTGCACATCCAAATTTGGTTTAGATTCCTCAACCACTTCGTCATCCCATGAAGGTGGGGGTAGTTCCAAATCCGGAAGAGCTTTGGGAATATCATAATTAACATAATAGTCAAACTTCCCACTTGGTTGACCCAAGGTATCCCATCGTCCGGTAGAATATTTAgcctttgattttgattttttcttTTTAGAATTACTTCCTGTGGATGATTGGACATCTGTAGATCCGAACCCACCAATTTCTCTATTAGTGGTTGACAGCTGAGTAACTTCATAGATATTTGGGTGAATAATTTGTTCAAAGATTATTTGTGCTATTGACATACCCTGTGGGATAAAAACCCTTTCATCAGAATGAttaaaaagtaaaacaaatatTCACCTCGATAATCTGAGTCTATTACTCCAGCTCCAATGTTAAGCCCGAGTTTCCAAGCTATGCTGGATCGAGCTGCAATTCTTCCATAGGTTCCCCATGGAATTTTCAGGCTAAGCCCTGTTGGAACTAAGGCTCGTCCTC contains:
- the LOC122029387 gene encoding uncharacterized protein LOC122029387 produces the protein MSIAQIIFEQIIHPNIYEVTQLSTTNREIGGFGSTDVQSSTGSNSKKKKSKSKAKYSTGRWDTLGQPSGKFDYYVNYDIPKALPDLELPPPSWDDEVVEESKPNLDVQLPKEKHALSAFLEEEALSPKEASKDLAGTTSPWASVPRSKDPFDDIPEEDSNFSYIQYLAQLSQPKDAQLSPPKDVIWDSYEDIEEFGNPFASESSQLLATGYEMEYPILRNLINSIPRQEANQQIYSTSTVVSPYQPPADIAMGLPGYPPTVQDAGPATQQPSTQPIFRNPKFQRNRNTEMWTLPSAQQRGAIFVIPEQLGLFQDVFSRWESITLNHVAAQGFTDPAEKIEYMENLLGEMEKLIWIQWRMTYSNEYDALIQAADGRRRTQNILSQMRRVFSSETTVIQDEAYRDLEKLSCDNMKNILQYMNDYMRLASKTGRLYTGPELSEKFWFKMPRDLGKRIKETVDEKYKGLTVGVIPRVLFAYKFLEQECKDAAFKRSLKDLSFCSQIPIPGIIRDQEDQE